The genomic segment ATACAATACTTTTGAGGAAATCGATAGAACGGTGGATGTGATATCAGATCTTTCATAAATTGATTTGTGGTGATGCTATGGACGAGATGGTTCGCAAACTTAAACAACGGAGCACTATACTTAAACATTTTACAAGAGACGTTTCTGATGATTACGACTGTTTCGGTCGGTCTGAAGAATGTGGAGAACAGATTGCCGTATATCTTAAGATAAAGAACGGCACTCTCGAAGATGCAGTGTTCGGAGGTATGAACATGTCTTTTATTCTGAAGGCGATAGCGGACATTATCCTGGATGCTATGGTCGGACGGAAGGTAGAAGAATTGAAACATATGAAACGTGAAGATTGGTTGTCTTTGTCAGGACTTGAACATCTTGATCCGACCAAACGTGATGTTGCGTATCTGGCAATTCGTGCTATCGAGAATGCATTGTCACAATGTTGAACAACGGTCCAGAATTTTCACTTTACCTAATTATCTGTGTTGTTTACGAGATCCTCGGAGACGTTCTCATCAGGTCCGGGTATCTGTGATACGTTGGTTGTGTATGATGCACTTCCATTGTCGCTATTGTCCGTGATATTCCCTTCTCCGTTCTCTGTTCCGTTGAGAGACCGTGATATGTTCTTTTGAGATGTTTCGTTGGGGTTAATGGCAACAGACCCTGTTTTTATTGCAAGACGGCATGAAGCGTTGGTGTTTCTGTCGATGTATATTATCATGCTGTTATCCGTGAATTCGGTATGCGGTTTTCCGTATTTGATGATGATGTTGACGAATTCGTTGATTTCTCGCTCGCATCTCTCTACAGATGCGTTGGACTCGTGCGTATTGTTGGGATAGGATATGATGCATCTGTCGTTGTCTATGCCGTATATGTATTTCGGTTTGCTTGCCAACGCGGGCGAACCTGCAACTCCTATCCCGCACATGTTTATGTTATACCTGGTCCTGCTATCCGGAGCATTGCGGAGGTCCATCACTATGGCTACCGACCTTGCACTCATCAGGTTGGTAAAATAGCGTTGCATCTGTGCATTCATGTTCTGTTTTTGGTAGTATTGGTAGAGTTCATAACCGAACAACGACAAGCCCAATAGAAGGACCACTACTATGATCGCCCATTGTGCCTTCTCGGAGATTCGCATTCCTTTCACCCTCTCTCATATTAAC from the Candidatus Micrarchaeota archaeon genome contains:
- a CDS encoding iron-sulfur cluster assembly scaffold protein, whose protein sequence is MDEMVRKLKQRSTILKHFTRDVSDDYDCFGRSEECGEQIAVYLKIKNGTLEDAVFGGMNMSFILKAIADIILDAMVGRKVEELKHMKREDWLSLSGLEHLDPTKRDVAYLAIRAIENALSQC